A stretch of the Sulfuritortus calidifontis genome encodes the following:
- the feoB gene encoding ferrous iron transport protein B yields MKRIALLGMPNTGKSTFFNRLTGAGARIGNWPGITVDLLSAKILLGDAMVEVVDLPGIYNMHGFSEDELVVRRFLESQPVNLFVVVLNATQLDRQLALPLQLKALGLPMVLLLNMADEAKKLGVRVDAERLSQALGAPVRTLSAKFGSGFELVRQTLVEQVHRHPKLQLADKTAFEQDDSIEHELSALVSQSVSTPVQVPASVTDRIDRLMLHPWLGLPLFFAVMYLAFQAIYSIGTPLQDGLDWLLGSIKDAWLLPAVQGLPAGAQSFLVEGLYDGLGTVVTFLPIIIIFFLVMAVVEDSGYLSRAAFLMDALMHRLGLDGRAFVMQLMGFGCNVPAILGTRVMRSPGLRRLTMLVIPFSLCSARLQVFLFLIGAIFAPKAAALALFSLYLMSFVMVFLTALVWRGRYHSRDPLMLELPPYRLPTLRFLLLEGWRSAGHFLRAAGGFIVAGVVLVWFLTHYPFDAAPASAATLAGRLAELAAPLMAPLGLDSLLSIALLFGFVAKEIVIGALAVIYGQGGDELSRLLAQKLDWVQAYSFMLFTLIYTPCLATLSTIRQESKSWGYTLLALVWPLTLAWTVSFLFYQAARSLGF; encoded by the coding sequence ATGAAACGCATCGCCCTGCTGGGCATGCCCAACACGGGCAAATCCACCTTCTTCAACCGGCTGACCGGCGCCGGCGCCCGCATCGGCAACTGGCCCGGCATCACGGTCGACCTCCTGTCGGCCAAGATCCTGCTGGGCGACGCCATGGTCGAGGTGGTCGACCTGCCCGGCATCTACAACATGCACGGCTTTTCCGAGGACGAACTGGTGGTGCGCCGCTTCTTGGAAAGCCAGCCGGTCAATCTCTTCGTCGTCGTGCTCAATGCGACCCAGCTCGATCGCCAGCTCGCCCTGCCCTTGCAGCTCAAGGCCTTGGGCCTGCCCATGGTGTTGCTGCTCAACATGGCGGACGAGGCGAAGAAGCTGGGGGTGCGGGTCGATGCCGAGCGTCTGTCGCAGGCCCTCGGCGCCCCGGTCCGCACCCTGTCGGCCAAGTTCGGCAGCGGCTTCGAGCTGGTCCGCCAGACCCTGGTCGAGCAAGTGCATCGGCACCCCAAGCTGCAACTGGCCGACAAGACCGCCTTCGAACAGGACGATTCGATCGAGCACGAGCTGAGCGCGCTGGTCAGCCAGAGCGTCAGCACGCCGGTGCAAGTGCCGGCCAGCGTCACCGACCGCATCGACCGGCTCATGCTCCACCCCTGGCTCGGCCTGCCGCTGTTCTTCGCCGTGATGTACCTCGCCTTCCAGGCCATCTACAGCATCGGCACGCCGCTGCAGGATGGCCTGGACTGGCTGCTCGGCAGCATCAAGGACGCCTGGCTCCTGCCCGCCGTCCAGGGCCTGCCGGCCGGGGCGCAGAGCTTCCTGGTCGAAGGCCTGTACGACGGCCTGGGCACGGTCGTCACCTTCCTGCCCATCATCATCATCTTCTTCCTGGTCATGGCCGTGGTGGAGGACAGCGGCTACCTCTCGCGCGCCGCCTTCCTGATGGACGCCCTGATGCATCGGCTCGGCCTCGACGGCCGCGCCTTTGTCATGCAGCTGATGGGTTTCGGCTGCAACGTGCCGGCCATCCTCGGCACCCGGGTGATGCGCTCACCCGGTCTGCGCCGGCTGACCATGCTGGTGATTCCGTTCTCGCTCTGCTCGGCCCGGCTGCAGGTCTTCCTCTTTCTCATCGGCGCCATCTTCGCGCCCAAGGCCGCGGCGCTGGCCCTGTTCTCGCTCTACCTGATGAGCTTCGTCATGGTCTTCCTCACCGCCTTGGTCTGGCGCGGCCGCTACCACAGCCGCGACCCATTGATGCTGGAACTGCCGCCCTATCGCCTGCCGACGCTGCGCTTTCTGCTGCTCGAAGGCTGGCGCAGCGCCGGGCATTTCCTCCGTGCGGCCGGCGGTTTCATCGTCGCCGGTGTCGTCCTGGTCTGGTTTCTCACCCATTACCCGTTCGACGCCGCGCCGGCCAGCGCCGCAACCCTGGCCGGCCGCCTGGCCGAGCTGGCCGCCCCCTTGATGGCGCCGCTGGGCCTCGACAGCCTGCTCTCCATCGCCCTGCTGTTCGGTTTCGTCGCCAAGGAGATCGTGATCGGCGCCCTGGCCGTGATCTACGGCCAAGGCGGCGACGAGCTGAGCCGGCTGCTGGCGCAAAAGCTCGACTGGGTGCAGGCCTACAGCTTCATGCTGTTCACCCTGATCTACACGCCCTGCCTGGCCACCCTATCGACCATCCGCCAGGAATCGAAGAGCTGGGGCTACACCCTGCTCGCTCTGGTTTGGCCGCTGACCCTGGCCTGGACGGTGAGCTTCCTGTTCTACCAGGCTGCCCGCAGCCTCGGCTTCTAG
- a CDS encoding FeoA family protein: MTEAIMTPLDQLKPRMRGTIHDLHVGKELARRMAGLGLRPGSTIEVIRRAPLNGPIQVRIGHTDLMLRRNEAAQISICLAV; the protein is encoded by the coding sequence ATGACAGAGGCGATCATGACCCCGCTCGATCAACTCAAACCTCGCATGCGCGGCACCATCCACGACCTGCATGTCGGCAAGGAACTGGCCCGGCGCATGGCCGGTCTGGGCCTACGGCCTGGCAGCACGATCGAGGTAATCCGCCGCGCCCCGCTCAACGGCCCGATCCAGGTCCGCATCGGCCACACCGACCTCATGCTCCGCCGCAACGAGGCCGCCCAGATCAGCATCTGCCTCGCGGTATGA
- a CDS encoding AAA family ATPase, protein MPPALIAGLLAPDAYPHPAGQVRLIETHISWVLIAGEFAYKLKKPLDLGFLDFSTLEKRRHFCEEEIRLNRRLAPDIYLDVVPVTGSLAAPRIGGAGPVLEWAVRMRAFPPEATLDRANAISAAQVDAIADVIARFHRGLPAASTDSPYGEPAAVLQPAQENFAQIRALQPECSLLGRLDALEAWTRSEGQRLAPRLAERKRAGAIRECHGDLHLGNIAWVNDAPLIFDCIEFNPGLRWIDLLSELAFLFMDLMHRARPDLAWRLLNRYLEHTGDYTGLDVFRFYLVYRAMVRAKVATIRARQQPSPASELPDYLALAETLAQPQPAALFLMHGVSGSGKTWLAQMALERFGAVRLRSDVERKRLFGLDALDDSRRIEGGIYTEAASARTFQNLLELATTLLQAGYRVIVDATFLKQAHRAPFVALAEARGLPLRILDLQADEPLLRQRVQQRMARADDASEADLAVLEAQLQAVEPFTAAESKRVAVFRAEASAEWPSRLASLLEDKTKPSL, encoded by the coding sequence ATGCCCCCTGCCCTGATCGCCGGTCTGCTCGCGCCAGACGCCTACCCGCATCCGGCAGGCCAGGTGCGCCTGATCGAGACCCACATCTCCTGGGTGCTGATCGCGGGCGAGTTCGCCTACAAGCTGAAAAAACCGCTCGACCTGGGCTTTCTCGATTTCAGCACGCTGGAAAAACGCCGGCATTTCTGCGAGGAGGAGATCCGGCTCAACCGCCGGCTGGCGCCGGACATCTATCTCGACGTCGTCCCCGTCACCGGCAGCCTGGCGGCGCCCCGCATCGGCGGCGCTGGGCCCGTGTTGGAATGGGCCGTGCGCATGCGCGCCTTCCCGCCCGAGGCCACGCTCGACCGGGCAAATGCAATCAGCGCAGCGCAGGTCGATGCCATCGCCGATGTCATCGCCCGCTTCCACCGCGGCCTGCCCGCTGCCTCCACCGACAGCCCCTACGGCGAACCGGCCGCCGTGCTGCAACCCGCCCAGGAGAACTTCGCCCAGATTCGCGCCCTGCAGCCCGAGTGCAGCCTGCTGGGCCGGCTCGATGCCCTGGAGGCCTGGACCCGGAGCGAAGGCCAGCGCCTGGCGCCACGCCTGGCCGAACGCAAGCGCGCCGGCGCCATCCGCGAATGCCACGGCGACCTGCATCTGGGCAACATCGCCTGGGTCAATGATGCACCGCTCATCTTCGACTGCATCGAATTCAACCCCGGCCTGCGCTGGATCGACCTGCTGAGCGAGCTGGCCTTCCTGTTCATGGACCTCATGCATCGCGCCCGGCCCGACCTCGCCTGGCGCCTGCTCAACCGCTATCTCGAACACACCGGCGATTACACCGGGCTCGACGTATTCCGCTTCTATCTCGTCTACCGGGCCATGGTCCGGGCCAAGGTCGCGACCATCCGGGCGCGTCAGCAGCCAAGCCCAGCGAGCGAACTGCCGGACTACCTCGCCCTGGCCGAGACGCTCGCCCAGCCGCAGCCGGCCGCGCTCTTTCTCATGCATGGCGTCTCCGGCTCGGGCAAGACCTGGCTGGCGCAAATGGCGCTGGAGCGTTTCGGCGCCGTGCGCCTGCGCTCCGATGTCGAGCGCAAGCGCCTGTTCGGCCTCGACGCCCTGGACGACAGCCGCCGCATCGAAGGCGGCATCTACACCGAGGCGGCCAGCGCACGCACCTTCCAGAACCTGCTCGAATTGGCGACAACGCTCCTGCAGGCCGGCTACCGCGTGATCGTCGACGCCACCTTCCTCAAGCAGGCCCACCGCGCACCCTTCGTCGCGTTGGCCGAGGCCAGGGGACTGCCGCTGCGTATCCTCGACCTGCAGGCCGATGAGCCCCTGTTGCGCCAGCGCGTGCAGCAGCGCATGGCCCGGGCCGACGACGCCTCTGAGGCCGACCTCGCCGTGCTTGAGGCCCAGCTTCAGGCCGTCGAGCCGTTCACCGCCGCGGAGTCCAAACGGGTCGCCGTCTTCCGCGCCGAGGCATCGGCCGAGTGGCCTTCACGCCTGGCCAGCCTGCTCGAAGACAAAACCAAACCAAGCCTTTAA
- a CDS encoding ABC transporter ATP-binding protein produces MLTLEHVAQSYGSKPVLKDVSFTLKAGQIGCLLGPSGCGKTTALRLIAGFEQIKSGAIYLDNEVIARAGHCLPAEKRRVGLVFQDYALFPHLSVAANVGFGLGHLPAADRNNRIEEMLDLVGLAREAGAYPHQLSGGQQQRVALARALAPRPRLLLLDEPFSNLDVELREKLSLEVRDILKHEAITALLVTHDQHEAFAMADMVGVMNDGLIQQWAAPYTLYHEPANRFVADFIGQGVFLPGQVLSDKQVEIELGVLDGRIPGECASSGGCAVCGKGCKVDVLIRPDDILHDDASPMQAEVERKAFRGAEFLYTLRLPTGHRVLTLVPSHHNHAIGEKIGIRLDIDHVIAFRSQE; encoded by the coding sequence ATGCTCACACTTGAACACGTCGCCCAGTCCTACGGCAGCAAGCCGGTGCTCAAGGACGTCTCCTTCACCCTGAAAGCGGGCCAGATCGGCTGCCTGCTCGGGCCCTCCGGCTGCGGCAAGACCACCGCCCTGCGCCTGATCGCCGGTTTCGAGCAGATCAAGAGCGGCGCCATCTATCTCGACAACGAGGTCATCGCCCGGGCCGGCCATTGCCTGCCGGCGGAAAAGCGTCGGGTCGGCCTGGTGTTCCAGGACTACGCCCTGTTCCCCCATCTCAGCGTGGCGGCCAACGTCGGCTTCGGCCTGGGCCATCTGCCGGCCGCCGACCGCAACAACCGGATCGAGGAGATGCTCGACCTCGTGGGCCTGGCCCGCGAGGCCGGGGCCTATCCGCACCAGCTCTCCGGCGGCCAGCAGCAGCGCGTGGCCCTGGCCCGCGCCCTGGCGCCGCGGCCGCGGCTGTTGCTGCTGGATGAGCCCTTCTCCAACCTCGATGTCGAGCTGCGGGAAAAGCTCTCGCTCGAAGTGCGCGACATCCTCAAGCACGAGGCGATCACCGCGCTCCTGGTCACCCATGACCAGCACGAGGCCTTCGCCATGGCCGACATGGTGGGGGTGATGAACGACGGCCTGATCCAGCAGTGGGCCGCGCCCTACACCCTGTATCACGAGCCGGCCAACCGCTTCGTCGCCGACTTCATCGGCCAGGGCGTGTTCCTGCCCGGCCAGGTGCTGAGCGACAAGCAGGTGGAGATCGAACTGGGCGTGCTCGACGGCCGCATCCCGGGCGAGTGCGCCAGCAGCGGCGGTTGCGCCGTGTGCGGCAAGGGTTGCAAGGTCGATGTGCTGATCCGGCCCGACGACATCCTGCACGACGATGCCAGCCCGATGCAGGCCGAGGTCGAGCGCAAGGCCTTCCGCGGCGCCGAGTTCCTCTACACCCTGCGCCTGCCCACCGGCCACCGGGTGCTCACCCTGGTGCCCTCGCACCACAACCACGCCATCGGCGAGAAGATCGGCATCCGGCTCGACATCGACCACGTGATCGCCTTCCGCAGCCAGGAATAA
- a CDS encoding ABC transporter permease, with protein sequence MPASPWLAAAPIALITAVPVLVLLGHLLHPDQVIWQHLWRHVLPELLVNTAWLALGVGLGVSLLGVSLAWLTAACDYPGRRFFAWALLLPLALPAYVTAFVWLGLLDFTGPLATWLRESWGIHWLPPIRSRAGVILVMVLALYPYVYLTARAAFQGMGPRLTEAAQSLGVPRWRAFFRVALPMARPGITAGVMLALMETLADFGTVSVFNYNTFTTAIYKAWFSMFSLPAAAQLASILIFFVFVVAVLENLARSRRSYAASTRASQIPARIALRGGGALLAFAWSAGVFGLAFVVPVLQIADWAAGVYAQDFDARYLGFAWHSLLLSALGALIVVALALVLGYAQRLRPTPAMRLTARLATLGYALPGTVLAVGIFIPVAWLDNQLIAFFRLDGQVLSGTLLIMLLAYCARFLAVGFGPVESGLSRITRSVDEAAQSLGVVGRRRLTRIHLPMLRASLLTALALAFVDIMKELPITLMTRPFGWDTLAVRVFEMTSEGEWERAALPAAVIVLVGLLPTYWLIKHTEHAHT encoded by the coding sequence TTGCCCGCCTCGCCCTGGCTGGCGGCAGCGCCGATCGCCCTGATCACCGCCGTCCCGGTCCTGGTCCTGCTCGGCCACCTGCTGCATCCGGACCAGGTCATCTGGCAGCATCTGTGGCGTCACGTCCTGCCCGAGCTGCTGGTCAACACGGCCTGGCTCGCACTCGGGGTCGGCCTCGGCGTCAGCCTGCTCGGGGTGAGCCTGGCCTGGCTCACCGCCGCCTGCGATTACCCGGGCCGGCGCTTCTTCGCCTGGGCCCTGCTGCTGCCGCTGGCCCTGCCGGCCTATGTCACCGCCTTCGTCTGGCTCGGCCTGCTCGATTTCACCGGCCCCCTCGCCACCTGGCTGCGCGAGAGCTGGGGCATCCACTGGCTGCCGCCGATCCGCTCGCGCGCCGGGGTCATCCTGGTCATGGTCCTGGCGCTCTACCCTTACGTCTATCTCACGGCGCGCGCCGCCTTCCAGGGCATGGGCCCGCGCCTGACCGAAGCCGCGCAGTCGCTCGGGGTGCCGCGCTGGCGCGCCTTCTTCCGCGTGGCGCTGCCCATGGCCCGGCCTGGCATCACCGCCGGCGTCATGTTGGCCCTGATGGAGACCCTGGCCGACTTCGGCACGGTCTCGGTGTTCAACTACAACACCTTCACCACCGCCATCTACAAGGCCTGGTTCTCCATGTTCTCGCTGCCGGCCGCGGCCCAGCTCGCCTCGATCCTGATCTTCTTCGTGTTCGTGGTGGCCGTGCTGGAAAACCTCGCGCGCAGCCGGCGCAGCTATGCCGCATCGACCCGGGCGAGCCAGATTCCGGCGCGCATCGCGCTCAGGGGCGGCGGCGCGCTGCTCGCCTTCGCCTGGTCGGCCGGGGTCTTCGGCCTGGCCTTCGTCGTGCCCGTGCTCCAGATCGCCGATTGGGCGGCGGGCGTCTATGCCCAGGATTTCGATGCCCGCTATCTCGGCTTCGCCTGGCACTCGCTGCTGCTCTCGGCCCTGGGCGCCCTGATCGTGGTCGCTCTCGCCCTGGTGCTCGGCTATGCCCAAAGGCTGCGGCCGACCCCGGCCATGCGCCTGACCGCGCGCCTGGCCACCCTGGGCTACGCCCTGCCCGGCACGGTGCTGGCGGTGGGCATCTTCATCCCCGTGGCCTGGCTGGACAACCAGCTCATCGCCTTCTTCCGCCTCGACGGCCAGGTCCTCTCCGGCACGCTCTTGATCATGCTGCTGGCCTATTGCGCCCGCTTCCTCGCGGTCGGCTTCGGCCCGGTCGAGTCGGGCCTCTCCCGCATCACCCGCTCGGTCGACGAGGCGGCGCAGAGCCTGGGCGTGGTCGGTCGCCGGCGCCTGACCCGCATTCACCTGCCCATGCTGCGCGCCAGTCTGCTCACCGCCCTGGCCCTGGCCTTCGTCGATATCATGAAGGAACTGCCCATCACCCTGATGACCCGGCCCTTCGGCTGGGACACCCTGGCGGTGCGGGTTTTCGAGATGACCTCCGAAGGCGAGTGGGAGCGCGCCGCCCTGCCCGCGGCGGTCATCGTCCTGGTCGGCCTGCTGCCGACCTATTGGCTGATCAAGCACACCGAACATGCTCACACTTGA
- a CDS encoding Fe(3+) ABC transporter substrate-binding protein, producing the protein MRLIRTSLALLALSLTTAALAAEVVVYSARNEQLIKPLFDAYTKETGVTVKFVTDKEGPLMARLKAEGANTPADLFMTVDAGNLWQAAEEGLLQPVDSKSLQANIPAHLRDPGNEWFGLSVRARTIIYNPNKVKPGELSSYEDLADPKWKGRLCLRTSKKVYNQSLVAMMIKEYGEPKTEQIVRGWVANLATDPLPDDTKAMEAVAAGLCDVTLVNTYYFGRLMEKKPNLPLAIFWPNQNAKAPNAGVHVNVSGAGVTRHAKRRQEAIRLLEWLASDKAQNLYADVNLEYPVNPKVKPDPTVAAWGSFRQNLINVAEAGRLQTRAVMLMDRAGYK; encoded by the coding sequence ATGCGCCTTATCCGCACCAGCCTGGCCTTGCTGGCCTTGAGTCTCACCACCGCCGCCCTCGCCGCCGAGGTCGTGGTCTATTCCGCCCGCAACGAGCAGTTGATCAAGCCGCTGTTCGATGCCTACACCAAGGAGACCGGCGTGACGGTCAAGTTCGTCACCGACAAGGAAGGCCCGCTCATGGCGCGCCTGAAGGCCGAGGGCGCGAACACCCCGGCCGATCTGTTCATGACGGTGGATGCCGGCAACCTCTGGCAGGCCGCCGAGGAAGGCCTGCTGCAGCCGGTCGACTCCAAAAGCCTGCAGGCCAACATCCCGGCCCACCTGCGCGACCCGGGCAATGAATGGTTCGGCCTGTCGGTGCGGGCCCGCACCATCATCTACAACCCGAACAAGGTGAAGCCGGGCGAGCTTTCCAGCTATGAAGACCTGGCCGACCCGAAGTGGAAGGGCCGGCTCTGCCTGCGCACCTCGAAGAAGGTGTACAACCAGTCGCTGGTGGCGATGATGATCAAGGAATACGGCGAGCCGAAGACCGAGCAGATCGTGCGCGGCTGGGTCGCCAACCTGGCGACCGATCCCCTGCCGGACGACACCAAGGCCATGGAGGCGGTGGCCGCCGGCCTGTGCGACGTGACCCTGGTCAACACCTATTACTTCGGCCGGCTGATGGAAAAGAAGCCCAACCTGCCGCTGGCCATCTTCTGGCCGAACCAGAATGCCAAGGCCCCGAACGCGGGTGTCCACGTCAACGTCTCCGGCGCCGGCGTCACCCGGCACGCCAAGCGCAGGCAGGAGGCGATCCGCCTGCTCGAGTGGCTGGCCTCGGACAAGGCGCAAAACCTCTATGCCGACGTCAATCTGGAATACCCGGTCAATCCCAAGGTCAAGCCCGACCCCACGGTCGCCGCCTGGGGCAGCTTCCGCCAGAACCTGATCAACGTCGCCGAGGCCGGCCGCCTGCAGACCCGGGCCGTGATGCTGATGGACCGTGCCGGCTACAAATGA
- the hemP gene encoding hemin uptake protein HemP — protein MDHREKTVSPTKPAHPGRLAPEAPGGSRTIDAGSLFGTARVVLIEYRGERYQLRQTRNGKLILTK, from the coding sequence ATGGATCACCGCGAGAAAACCGTATCACCCACCAAGCCGGCCCATCCCGGCCGGTTGGCGCCCGAGGCGCCAGGCGGGAGCCGGACGATCGACGCCGGCAGCCTGTTCGGCACTGCCCGGGTGGTGCTGATCGAATACCGGGGCGAACGCTATCAGCTCCGGCAGACACGCAACGGCAAGTTGATCCTGACCAAATAA
- a CDS encoding carbohydrate porin: MFNHKLPALCLMGCLALPAQAASDSELLLQEIKRLSERVAQLEAERSGAAAVGNNSLAERLAQVESRVGALQKPVERLEAVQGIAFGAGLTMVAQDALGGEVRGSRSQANYRADIEVTLPGGMIGPAQGELFAHLRLGQGKGLSLANPSYTATPNSTVFELHDGDSAALLAQAWYQLTLPLGEAQTGTSARMEFTVGKLDPFIFFDQNAIAGDETTAFLNHAFVHNPMLDSGGDVGVDLHGFTPGIRLAYRQPGLRNDYWQASLGLFGSGPGASFEGSFDKPFVIGQLEAGQELGAGLAGSYRLYAWSNGRATAYDGVTEERHSGWGVSLDQRIAQHASLFARYGQSTQGRVRFDRALTVGAELAGANWGRAHDRLGLAVGWLKTADTYRDADPDGYGPSGTERLAELYYTWRLNEQLELSPDLQWIGRPGGNGAARELTVVGLRAKASF, translated from the coding sequence ATGTTCAACCACAAGCTGCCGGCGCTCTGTCTGATGGGTTGCCTGGCCCTGCCGGCCCAGGCCGCAAGCGATAGCGAACTCCTGTTGCAGGAGATCAAACGGCTGTCGGAGCGGGTGGCCCAACTGGAGGCCGAGCGCAGTGGCGCTGCGGCCGTGGGAAATAACAGCTTGGCCGAGCGCCTGGCGCAGGTCGAAAGCCGGGTCGGCGCGCTGCAAAAACCGGTCGAGCGGCTCGAGGCCGTGCAGGGGATTGCCTTCGGGGCCGGGCTGACCATGGTGGCGCAGGACGCGCTGGGCGGCGAGGTGCGCGGCAGCCGGAGCCAGGCCAATTACCGTGCCGACATCGAGGTCACTCTGCCCGGCGGCATGATCGGTCCGGCCCAGGGTGAGCTGTTCGCTCATCTGCGGCTGGGACAGGGTAAAGGCCTGAGCCTGGCCAACCCGAGCTATACGGCCACACCCAATTCCACGGTCTTCGAACTGCACGATGGCGATTCGGCCGCCCTGCTTGCCCAGGCCTGGTATCAGCTGACGTTGCCGCTGGGCGAAGCGCAGACCGGCACCTCGGCCCGGATGGAGTTCACCGTCGGCAAGCTCGATCCCTTCATTTTCTTCGATCAGAACGCCATCGCCGGGGACGAAACGACCGCCTTTCTCAACCATGCCTTCGTGCACAACCCGATGTTGGATTCCGGCGGCGATGTCGGCGTGGACCTGCACGGCTTCACCCCGGGCATCCGCCTGGCCTATCGCCAACCGGGCCTGCGCAACGATTACTGGCAGGCCTCGCTCGGCCTGTTCGGCTCGGGGCCGGGCGCCTCGTTCGAGGGCAGCTTCGACAAGCCCTTCGTGATCGGCCAATTGGAGGCCGGGCAGGAGTTGGGCGCCGGCCTTGCCGGCAGCTACCGGCTCTATGCCTGGAGCAACGGCCGGGCCACTGCCTATGACGGCGTGACGGAGGAGCGCCACAGCGGTTGGGGCGTGAGCCTGGACCAGCGGATCGCGCAGCACGCCAGCCTGTTCGCCCGCTATGGTCAGTCCACTCAGGGGCGCGTGCGTTTCGATCGGGCGCTCACGGTCGGCGCGGAGCTTGCCGGTGCAAATTGGGGCCGGGCGCACGACCGGCTGGGTCTGGCGGTGGGCTGGCTCAAGACCGCCGACACCTACCGAGACGCCGACCCCGACGGCTATGGCCCCAGCGGCACCGAGCGGCTGGCCGAGCTCTATTACACCTGGCGGCTGAACGAGCAACTGGAGCTCTCGCCCGATCTGCAGTGGATCGGCCGCCCCGGCGGCAATGGCGCCGCCAGGGAGCTCACCGTGGTCGGCCTGCGCGCCAAGGCCAGTTTCTGA
- a CDS encoding energy transducer TonB, protein MSMELDPAGPNRPASDRINWRTLGLVTLLHGLAVFALLSAKPDVQARGQDRPLMVSLVELAPPAPKPAEPARPRPAVAPMAVPQPPILAAPASTPASMSASMPQAAARSEMEMTEVAPAATAAQAATAAPATVVPPRFDADYLSNPAPAYPALSRRMGEQGKVLLRVYVEPDGSAARVELKTSSGFERLDNAALSAVRKWRFVPARQGDAAVGAWVVVPIVFSLRS, encoded by the coding sequence ATGAGCATGGAGCTTGATCCTGCCGGGCCGAATCGCCCGGCATCGGATCGGATCAATTGGCGTACGCTTGGTCTCGTCACGCTCTTGCACGGACTGGCCGTCTTCGCCCTGCTCAGTGCCAAGCCCGACGTCCAGGCCCGGGGCCAGGACCGGCCACTGATGGTGAGCCTGGTCGAGCTGGCGCCACCGGCGCCCAAGCCGGCCGAGCCGGCGCGGCCCCGGCCGGCTGTGGCACCGATGGCGGTGCCACAGCCGCCGATCCTGGCCGCGCCGGCGTCGACTCCGGCGTCCATGAGCGCAAGCATGCCCCAGGCCGCTGCCAGGTCCGAAATGGAAATGACAGAAGTCGCACCTGCAGCGACTGCGGCCCAGGCCGCAACGGCGGCGCCGGCGACCGTGGTGCCTCCGCGCTTCGATGCCGACTATCTAAGCAACCCGGCCCCGGCCTATCCGGCCTTGTCGCGCCGCATGGGCGAGCAGGGCAAGGTGCTGCTGCGAGTCTATGTCGAGCCCGATGGCAGCGCGGCCCGGGTCGAGCTCAAGACCAGCAGCGGCTTCGAGCGGCTGGATAACGCGGCCCTGAGCGCCGTGCGCAAATGGCGCTTCGTCCCGGCCCGCCAAGGCGACGCCGCCGTCGGTGCCTGGGTTGTGGTCCCGATTGTTTTTTCCTTGAGGAGTTGA
- a CDS encoding MotA/TolQ/ExbB proton channel family protein yields the protein MQQDMGFAHFLGQADGLGQFLLVVLAVMSVATWYLIVGKSIAQWRMRRRARAFLAEFWNATDMAEVAKHIDRQGVGDPFSHLTHHGLRAAEQYRNRSSYRLVEAGSADEFLTRALRRAMEQDTARLEYGLTVLASVASSAPFVGLFGTVWGIYHALLNIGMSGQGSLGQVAGPIGEALIMTALGLAVAIPAVLAYNAFARANRLLLAELDGFAHDLFAFMSTGIRAEGRNALPQTLARAA from the coding sequence ATGCAGCAAGACATGGGATTTGCCCATTTCCTGGGCCAAGCCGACGGCCTTGGCCAGTTCCTGTTGGTGGTGCTGGCTGTGATGTCGGTTGCCACTTGGTATCTCATCGTCGGCAAGTCCATCGCGCAATGGCGCATGCGCCGCCGCGCACGGGCCTTCCTCGCCGAGTTTTGGAACGCGACGGACATGGCCGAGGTGGCCAAGCATATCGATCGGCAGGGCGTGGGCGATCCCTTCTCCCACCTGACCCATCACGGCCTGCGCGCGGCCGAGCAATACCGCAACCGCAGCAGTTACCGCCTGGTCGAGGCCGGCTCGGCCGACGAGTTTCTCACCCGCGCCCTGCGCCGGGCTATGGAGCAAGACACCGCACGCCTGGAATATGGCCTTACTGTGCTTGCCTCGGTTGCCTCCAGCGCGCCTTTCGTCGGCTTGTTCGGCACGGTCTGGGGCATCTACCACGCCCTGCTCAACATCGGCATGAGCGGTCAGGGAAGCCTGGGCCAAGTGGCCGGCCCGATCGGCGAGGCTTTGATCATGACCGCGCTGGGCCTGGCCGTGGCCATCCCAGCCGTGCTCGCCTACAACGCCTTCGCCCGTGCCAACCGCCTGTTGCTGGCTGAGCTCGACGGCTTCGCCCACGACTTGTTCGCCTTCATGTCCACCGGCATCCGGGCCGAAGGCCGAAATGCCTTGCCACAAACCCTGGCGAGGGCCGCGTAA
- a CDS encoding ExbD/TolR family protein → MAFGGFSQNANSRPIAEINMIPLIDVMLVLLVIFIVTAPLLTHAVKVDLPRVASQIDQTPQEPVRLAIGPDGEVNWNGESVSREELSLRLHTAANRSPQPELHILADQAVPYRHVAEVMAEAGRLGLTRIGFVTDPRSPR, encoded by the coding sequence ATGGCCTTTGGCGGTTTTTCCCAGAATGCGAACAGCCGGCCGATAGCCGAGATCAACATGATCCCGCTGATCGACGTCATGCTGGTGCTGTTGGTGATCTTCATCGTCACCGCGCCGCTGCTGACCCATGCGGTAAAGGTCGATCTGCCGCGTGTTGCCAGCCAGATCGACCAGACTCCGCAGGAGCCGGTGCGCCTGGCTATCGGTCCGGACGGCGAGGTCAACTGGAACGGCGAATCGGTCTCCCGCGAGGAACTCAGTTTGCGTCTGCACACCGCTGCCAACCGCTCGCCACAGCCGGAGCTGCATATTCTGGCCGACCAGGCGGTGCCGTATCGCCATGTTGCCGAGGTGATGGCGGAGGCGGGGCGCCTGGGCCTGACCCGGATCGGCTTTGTCACCGATCCACGCTCGCCGCGATAA